One region of Primulina tabacum isolate GXHZ01 chromosome 17, ASM2559414v2, whole genome shotgun sequence genomic DNA includes:
- the LOC142531044 gene encoding peptide methionine sulfoxide reductase-like — MATNDKSTATATAKANLAMEPDLDAPFAPGLELAQFAAGCFWGVELTYQRLEGVVKTEVGYSQGHVPNPTYQSVCTGSTSHAEVVRIHFDPNVCPYTTLLDVFWAKHNPTTLNRQGNDVGTQYRSGIYYYNERQAELAKESLESKQIEFGEKKIVTEILPAKTFYKAEEYHQQYLEKGGRGGSKQSAAKGCKDPIRCYG, encoded by the exons ATGGCGACCAACGACAAGTCCACGGCCACGGCCACGGCCAAGGCCAACCTGGCCATGGAGCCGGATCTGGATGCTCCATTTGCGCCGGGTCTGGAGCTGGCCCAGTTTGCGGCGGGTTGCTTTTGGGGAGTGGAGCTAACGTATCAGAGATTGGAGGGGGTGGTGAAGACTGAAGTGGGCTACTCCCAGGGCCATGTCCCCAACCCGACTTACCAATCGGTATGCACCGGATCCACCAGCCACGCTGAAGTGGTTCGGATTCACTTTGACCCGAATGTTTGCCCGTACACTACTTTACTCGACGTGTTCTGGGCAAAACATAACCCGACTACTCTCAATCGCCAG GGAAATGATGTTGGAACACAGTATAGATCAGGGATATACTACTACAATGAGAGACAGGCCGAATTAGCTAAAGAATCCTTAGAATCTAAGCAGATTGAGTTTGGGGAAAAAAAGATCGTCACAGAAATTTTACCAGCAAAGACTTTTTACAAGGCTGAAGAGTATCACCAGCAATACTTGGAGAAGGGTGGAAGAGGCGGTTCTAAGCAGTCAGCTGCTAAAGGTTGCAAGGATCCAATTCGATGCTATGGTTGA
- the LOC142531043 gene encoding vignain-like, which yields MKKLVLVILSFALVLRLGESFVFHEKDLERDDSLWDLYERWRSHHTVSRSIDEKNKRFNVFKANTHYVHNFNKNDKPYKLKLNKFADMTNHEFRNLYSGSKVKHHRMLQGSVRGNGTFMYENVQSVPPSVDWRKTGSVTGVKDQGQCGSCWAFSTVVAVEGINHIKTSHLVSLSEQELVDCDHDQNAGCDGGLMDLAFDFIKKKGGITTEANYPYTAQDGTCDGKKANSPAVMIDGHENVPANNEDALLKAAANQPIAVAIDAGGSDFQFYSEGVFTGECGTELDHGVAIVGYGTTLDGTKYWIVKNSWGAEWGEKGYIRMQRGIQAKEGQCGIAMEASYPLKTSSNIPHGPTKINLKDEL from the exons ATGAAGAAATTAGTCTTAGTGATTCTCTCTTTTGCTCTGGTCCTTCGTCTCGGGGAGAGCTTCGTTTTCCACGAGAAAGATTTAGAGAGAGATGACAGTTTGTGGGATTTGTACGAACGGTGGAGGAGCCACCACACGGTGTCGAGAAGCattgatgaaaagaataaaCGATTTAATGTCTTTAAGGCAAACACTCATTATGTCCACAATTTCAACAAGAATGATAAGCCGTACAAGTTGAAACTAAACAAGTTTGCAGACATGACGAACCACGAATTCAGGAACCTTTATTCGGGCTCGAAGGTGAAGCATCATCGGATGCTGCAAGGAAGTGTAAGAGGAAATGGAACTTTTATGTATGAGAACGTTCAAAGTGTTCCACCTTCTGTTGATTGGAGGAAGACAGGGTCTGTCACTGGTGTCAAGGATCAAGGCCAATGTG GTAGTTGCTGGGCATTTTCAACCGTGGTGGCAGTCGAGGgaataaatcatatcaaaacaagCCATTTGGTTTCCCTGTCGGAGCAAGAGCTTGTTGATTGCGACCATGATCAAAATGCGGGCTGCGATGGAGGACTAATGGACTTAGCATTCGATTTTATAAAGAAGAAGGGCGGCATTACCACAGAGGCAAACTATCCTTACACAGCACAAGATGGTACATGTGACGGTAAAAAG GCTAATTCTCCAGCAGTGATGATTGACGGACATGAAAACGTGCCAGCAAACAATGAAGATGCCCTATTGAAAGCAGCAGCAAATCAGCCCATAGCAGTTGCCATAGATGCCGGAGGTTCCGATTTCCAGTTCTACTCAGAG GGAGTGTTCACCGGAGAATGTGGCACAGAGCTAGATCATGGGGTGGCAATTGTGGGATACGGAACAACTCTCGATGGAACAAAATACTGGATAGTGAAGAACTCATGGGGAGCCGAGTGGGGGGAGAAAGGTTATATTAGGATGCAACGTGGTATCCAAGCGAAAGAGGGACAATGTGGTATAGCAATGGAAGCTTCTTATCCTCTAAAAACTTCCTCCAATATTCCCCACGGACCCACCAAAATCAACCTCAAGGATGAACTCTAG